The Hypnocyclicus thermotrophus nucleotide sequence TTTTTATGGTCAACAGCATTTGTAGGAATTAAAATAGGATATACTTATTATAGTTCACCTTTTAATTTTGCAGGTTTAAGATTTACTTTAGCAGGAGTTTTACTATTACCATTAATATATAAAGAAAAATTATTTAAAATATTAAAAGATAATTTAAAATTTATATTTTTTATTAGTTTAGCTCAAACTGGTATAGGATATGCTATATTTTATAGTGCTATGAAATATGTAGATGGAGCAGTAGCAGCTATAGTTATAGGGGCTTCTCCACTTATTACAGCTATTTTATCACATTATTTATTAGATAATGATAAGATGAGTAAAGCTAAATTTTTAGCACTCATTAGTGGAATGTTAGGAATAATATTAATAAGTTTATCAACAAAACCATTTAGTGTAAATGGATTAAAATCAATGTTAGGAATTGGATTACTTTTATTTAATTCAATACTTGGTGGAATAGTAAATATAAAAATATCTAAAAATAAAATAGTAATAAATCCTATAGTATTATCTTCATTACAAATGATAATAGGAGGTATATTTTTATTAATAATAGGTAGGGTATTTGAAGGAAAAATTTATTTTGATTTTCCGATTGTATTTTATATTAGTTTATTATGGCTTGCTTTTTTATCAGCAGCAGCAATATCTATATGGTTTAAATTATTAAAATCAAAAGATATAAAAGTATCAGAGCTTAATATGTGGAAATTTTTAATACCACTTTTAGGAGCTTTTTTAAGCTGGATAATATTACCTAATGAAAATCCAAATTTTTTATCAATAATAGGGATGATAATAATATTAATATCACTTGTATCTTATAATAGAATAAAAAAATAGAGGTGAATTATGAAAAGATTATTAGAAATAGCAAAGCAACTGCAAGCAATATCTCAGTCAGGATTATATTATTCAGAAAACGACTATGATTTAGATAGATATAAACAAATAGAAGATTTAAGTGTAGAAATGATAGAGCTTCTTACAAATAATAGTATAGAAAAAATAAAATTAGTACTTTGTAATGATGATGGATATAAAACTCCAAAGGTAGATGTAAGAGGAGTTATTTTTGATGAAAAAGATAGAATATTAATGGTAAAAGAAAAAATAGATGAGAAGTGGAGTATTCCTGGTGGATGGAGTGATATAGGATATAGTCCTAAAAAAGTAGCTGAAAAAGAAGTGTTTGAAGAAGCAGGACTTGTAGTAGAAGCTCAAAAATTACTTGCTGTATTAGATAAAAGTTATCATAAGCATCCAAGTGATATAAATCATGTGTATAAAATGTTTATTTCGTGTAAGGTAGTAGGTGGAGAATTAAAGAAAGGTATGGAAACTCTTGATGTAGGATATTTTGATATTAATGATTTACCCGAACTATCTATAACAAGAATAACAAAAGAACAAATAGATATGTTATATAAATTTCATAAAGGTATTTATACGGAAACAATATGTGATTAAAATAAAAAGCTCAAAATAGATTTCTATTTGAGCTTTTTATTATTTATATTTAATTCTCTAAAGGAAAAGTAATAATGAATTCAGTACCTTTAAAAGGAGCACTTATACATTTGATATTACCTTTTAATCTTTGAGTAACAATGTTGTATACAATATGCATACCTAAACCACTCCCTCCTTTATCTCGCTTTGTAGTAAAGAATGGATCAAATATTTTTTTTCTATGTTCTTCAGACATTCCTTTACCATTATCTTTATATTTAAAAATAATTTGATTATCTTTTTTTTCTATTATTATATCTATAATTCCTTCATTAGAATTTTCAAATCCATGATTAAGAGAGTTAATTACAAAATTTGTTATAATTTGTGAAAAATCACCTGGATAACTCGTAATTTCAAGCTCTTTATCACATTTAAGATTAATCTCGTAATTAGTTCTTTTTATTTTGGGATATAAACTAAGAAAAACTTCATTAATATATTCATAAACTTTAAATTTACGCTTATCTTGTATAGTTTGGTCTACAGAGATTTGTTTAAAACTTTTTATTAAATCAGAAGCTCGATTTAAATTTGATAAAATTAATTTAGAAGATGTATCTGCATCATCTAAATACATTTCTAGATCATTTCTTGTCATAATACTTTTTTCATATTTTTTCTTTATATTAGAAGTTGATTCTTCTAATGTAGAGGCAGCAGTTACTCCAATTCCTATAGGCGTATTTATTTCATGAGAAATTCCGGCTACAAGACCACCAAGTACTGCCATTTTTTCAGAAAGAATAAGCTGTTCTTGTGTTTTAGTAAGTTCATCCATTGCTTTTTCTACTTTTTTAACTTCTTCAGCAATTTTTAACAATAAATTTGAATTTTGTAATGATAAAGTTGCTTGGGATAAAATCATAAATAAATAATTAATATCTTTTTTATTTATAATTTTTTCAATTTCTAAGACTACAGCTCCAACTATTGATTCACCATAGATAGCAGGAATAATAAGTATATGAGTGTTTTTTTTAGTTTTTTTCATATGTATATTTTTATTTGTATCTTTAAATAATTTAGGTGTTTTATTTTTTTCAATAAACTCTAAATAAGGATTGTTTTTTAAAGGAACTAAATTTTCTTTTATTACAGTTTGATTAATCAAAGCGTCTAAAGTATAACTATAGTAACTTTTTTCTATTTTAACTAGATATTCAAAATTAGTATATTTAGAGATATCTTTAAATATCTTTTTCAGTTTAAAAAGTATTTTTTCACTGTTCAAATCAGAATTAAAGTCATTAGTGATTTTTTGTAATGATTCTAGAGTATCACTTTTTTCTTTTTGTGTAAAGTATTCATATGTACTCTGTAGAGATACTTCTATTGCATATTTTAAACGAAGTAGAGTATTAACTCTGGCATAAAGCTCTTTTTTTTCAAACGGTTTTGTTATATAATCATTGGCTCCTGATTCAAACCCAAGTATAATGTCTTCTGTTCGATCTTTTGCAGTAAGCATTAATATAGGTAAATTAAATAATGAATAAGTTTTTCTAACTTCTTTACATACTTCATAACCAGACATTCTAGGCATCATTACGTCAAGTATAAGTAAATCATAGTTAAAATTTTTAATTTTTTCAAGTGCTTCTTCTCCAGACATAGCAACATCAATATTATAATTTTTTAATAATAATTGGTCTACAAGAACTTGTAAATTTATGTATTCATCATCTACAATAAGGATATTTTTATTTGAATTATTAGGATTAAATTTTGGTAAATAAGCTTTATTAAGATTTTGTTTTTCAGCATTTTTAATTCTGTCTTTTAATTTTTTTTCTCTTTTTATTTGTTCTCTTATTACTTCTTCTTCAAACATTCTGTCTTGATCAACTTCATCGCTAATAGGAAGAGTAAATACAAAAGTAGTTCCTTTTCCTAAAGTAGATTCTACATAAATACTACCACCTTGTAATTCGATAAGTTGTTTTGTAATAGAGAGCCCAAGGCCAGTTCCACCAAATTTTCTTGAAATAGAACTATCTCCTTGCTCAAAACTTTCAAAAATTTTATCTAGTTTTTCAGGTGCTATACCAATACCACTATCTTTTATATAAAATATAGCAGTATCTTTTTTTTCATTTATTTTTGCATCTATAATAATTTCTCCTTTATGAGTAAACTTTATAGCATTACCAATAAGATTGTATAAAATTTGCTCAATCCTAGCATCATCACCATAGATTATTGGAAAATTTTTAGAAATTTTATTAATTAGTTTTATATCTTTGTTTCCTATCAAAACTCTACAAAGAGTAGTAACGACTGCTGTTATTTGATAAATATCTATATCTTTTAAAGAAATTTCTAATTCTTTATTTCTAATTTTAGCAAAATCTAATATATCACTAACTAAATTAAATAATCTTTTAGCACTTGACATTATCATATTTAAATTAAATTCAGTTTTTTTAGAAAGTTTTCCACCAGCGCCTTCTAACAATGATTCTGTTAAACCAATAATTCCATTTAAAGGCGTTCGAAGTTCATGGGAAGTATTTGCCAAAAAGTCATCTTTTATTTTATCTAATTCCTTTAAACGTTCATTTTTTTTCTCTATTTCTATTATGTTATTTTCTAATTTATCAAGCATATCATTAAAATAATGGGCTAAAATTCCAATTTCATCATTATTTTTTATATTTATTCTTTTAGAATAATGACCATTCCCTATATCTTTTGCAGTTTCTATAAATGTGTGTAGAGGATTTAGTAATATATTTGCAAGTATTAAAAGGAATATAGTAGCAAAAATACATCCGAAAATAGACATAATAATCATATTAAAAATTATAGAAGTAATCGAATTATCTAATTGTTTAATATTGCTAGCGATACCGTAAAAGCCAATAATATTGTTATGAAAATCTACTAATGGAGTATAGAGTACATAATAATTATTATTATCTATTTTTATTTTTTGTTTTGCATAAATATTATTTTTTATATTTTTTAAATTAATATCATATTTTATTTGAGTGCTATCCTTTATATGACCATTTGAATCTGAAATGAATACCAATTTTGAGTTATCAAAAAGTATAAAAGTAGTGTTAATTTTTTTAGAAAGTT carries:
- a CDS encoding NUDIX hydrolase; translation: MKRLLEIAKQLQAISQSGLYYSENDYDLDRYKQIEDLSVEMIELLTNNSIEKIKLVLCNDDGYKTPKVDVRGVIFDEKDRILMVKEKIDEKWSIPGGWSDIGYSPKKVAEKEVFEEAGLVVEAQKLLAVLDKSYHKHPSDINHVYKMFISCKVVGGELKKGMETLDVGYFDINDLPELSITRITKEQIDMLYKFHKGIYTETICD
- a CDS encoding ATP-binding protein — translated: MKYRIRNSIKLKLIVSVLTIIVVTIALATFYNINLFIKNTNKELLNLLSTQSISANIILNNNIEKFALKAKNITQDSTLTNLLQMQLYKKIDDFSKNILNKNPDIDEIIIFNKNNNSISHPNLSNNSFIKNFIKSKKSKYSFWNDNGNLKIIVNAPILTKSKTQLGSLVLIQNIQKQKYNISQLSKKINTTFILFDNSKLVFISDSNGHIKDSTQIKYDINLKNIKNNIYAKQKIKIDNNNYYVLYTPLVDFHNNIIGFYGIASNIKQLDNSITSIIFNMIIMSIFGCIFATIFLLILANILLNPLHTFIETAKDIGNGHYSKRINIKNNDEIGILAHYFNDMLDKLENNIIEIEKKNERLKELDKIKDDFLANTSHELRTPLNGIIGLTESLLEGAGGKLSKKTEFNLNMIMSSAKRLFNLVSDILDFAKIRNKELEISLKDIDIYQITAVVTTLCRVLIGNKDIKLINKISKNFPIIYGDDARIEQILYNLIGNAIKFTHKGEIIIDAKINEKKDTAIFYIKDSGIGIAPEKLDKIFESFEQGDSSISRKFGGTGLGLSITKQLIELQGGSIYVESTLGKGTTFVFTLPISDEVDQDRMFEEEVIREQIKREKKLKDRIKNAEKQNLNKAYLPKFNPNNSNKNILIVDDEYINLQVLVDQLLLKNYNIDVAMSGEEALEKIKNFNYDLLILDVMMPRMSGYEVCKEVRKTYSLFNLPILMLTAKDRTEDIILGFESGANDYITKPFEKKELYARVNTLLRLKYAIEVSLQSTYEYFTQKEKSDTLESLQKITNDFNSDLNSEKILFKLKKIFKDISKYTNFEYLVKIEKSYYSYTLDALINQTVIKENLVPLKNNPYLEFIEKNKTPKLFKDTNKNIHMKKTKKNTHILIIPAIYGESIVGAVVLEIEKIINKKDINYLFMILSQATLSLQNSNLLLKIAEEVKKVEKAMDELTKTQEQLILSEKMAVLGGLVAGISHEINTPIGIGVTAASTLEESTSNIKKKYEKSIMTRNDLEMYLDDADTSSKLILSNLNRASDLIKSFKQISVDQTIQDKRKFKVYEYINEVFLSLYPKIKRTNYEINLKCDKELEITSYPGDFSQIITNFVINSLNHGFENSNEGIIDIIIEKKDNQIIFKYKDNGKGMSEEHRKKIFDPFFTTKRDKGGSGLGMHIVYNIVTQRLKGNIKCISAPFKGTEFIITFPLEN
- a CDS encoding DMT family transporter, with the protein product MNKLSNRLLAIFACFLWSTAFVGIKIGYTYYSSPFNFAGLRFTLAGVLLLPLIYKEKLFKILKDNLKFIFFISLAQTGIGYAIFYSAMKYVDGAVAAIVIGASPLITAILSHYLLDNDKMSKAKFLALISGMLGIILISLSTKPFSVNGLKSMLGIGLLLFNSILGGIVNIKISKNKIVINPIVLSSLQMIIGGIFLLIIGRVFEGKIYFDFPIVFYISLLWLAFLSAAAISIWFKLLKSKDIKVSELNMWKFLIPLLGAFLSWIILPNENPNFLSIIGMIIILISLVSYNRIKK